A single window of Candidatus Neomarinimicrobiota bacterium DNA harbors:
- a CDS encoding aldehyde dehydrogenase family protein, producing EALVEEAKKVKLGDPMNVNTDMGPMASVMQYEKAHEKVDLAVEQGARLLTGGGRPEAFDKGYYYSPTVFDRMSADMELMNEEAFSPVVPIQRVKSLQEAIELSNATKYGLGCSIYTKDLELAMTAADDIKAGSFWINNPLSENNAAPFGGMKMSGQGRELGIEGLNEFREPKHILIDYRQEKKDWWFPYGSDGE from the coding sequence AGAAGCGCTTGTAGAAGAGGCAAAAAAAGTGAAATTAGGCGATCCCATGAATGTCAACACAGATATGGGCCCTATGGCCTCCGTAATGCAATATGAAAAGGCCCACGAAAAGGTAGATCTTGCTGTGGAACAGGGGGCGCGACTGTTGACAGGAGGAGGCCGTCCGGAAGCTTTCGACAAGGGTTACTACTATTCACCAACGGTATTTGACAGAATGTCGGCTGATATGGAATTAATGAACGAGGAGGCTTTCAGTCCTGTTGTACCAATCCAAAGGGTAAAATCACTTCAGGAAGCCATCGAACTATCCAACGCCACCAAGTATGGCCTTGGTTGTTCTATTTATACCAAAGACCTTGAGTTGGCCATGACGGCCGCTGACGATATAAAAGCGGGAAGCTTTTGGATCAATAATCCTCTTTCAGAAAATAATGCCGCACCTTTCGGTGGCATGAAAATGTCTGGTCAGGGGAGGGAATTGGGCATAGAGGGGCTGAACGAATTCAGAGAGCCAAAGCATATCCTCATCGACTACCGCCAGGAAAAGAAAGATTGGTGGTTTCCCTACGGTTCTGACGGAGAGTAG